In Hymenobacter sublimis, a single genomic region encodes these proteins:
- a CDS encoding tryptophan 2,3-dioxygenase family protein, translating to MTSPESEFSPAVLAQLRRLQARYAADDQDLAAYLEGLYYTRYLGYWDYIQLDALLSLQRPLTNIPDERIFIIYHQITELYFQLCLCEYEQLGDLQQPTVEEIVLRVGRINRYFENLIDSFDVMVDGMDKQQFLEFRMALMPASGFQSVQYRMIELASTSLSNLVPEERRRLLGSAAAHDELMGCIYWKSGATVVETGAKALTLIEFEKKYADKLLEHSRHFEGRNVWAVVQRLPPGPTGQQHQRLLRQLKQLDVCVNVNWPLMHYKSAVRYLERRPEAIAATGGTNWKQYLPPKFQRRIFYPQLWTEQELADWGKGWVESVLGSE from the coding sequence ATGACCTCTCCGGAATCAGAATTTTCGCCGGCCGTGCTGGCCCAGCTACGCCGCCTGCAGGCGCGCTACGCCGCCGACGACCAGGATCTGGCCGCCTACCTCGAAGGCCTCTACTATACCCGCTACCTCGGTTACTGGGACTATATCCAGCTGGATGCCCTGTTGAGTTTGCAGCGCCCACTTACCAACATTCCCGACGAGCGGATTTTCATCATCTACCACCAGATTACGGAGCTGTACTTTCAGCTCTGCCTCTGCGAATATGAGCAGCTAGGCGACCTGCAGCAGCCCACCGTAGAGGAAATCGTGCTGCGCGTGGGCCGCATCAACCGCTACTTCGAAAACCTGATCGACTCGTTTGATGTGATGGTCGATGGCATGGACAAGCAGCAGTTCCTGGAGTTCCGGATGGCCCTGATGCCGGCCTCGGGCTTTCAGAGCGTGCAGTACCGCATGATTGAGCTGGCCAGCACTTCCCTCAGCAACCTGGTACCGGAGGAGCGCCGCCGCCTACTGGGCTCCGCCGCGGCCCACGACGAACTGATGGGCTGCATCTACTGGAAGTCGGGGGCTACGGTGGTAGAAACCGGAGCCAAGGCGCTTACGCTCATTGAGTTCGAGAAAAAGTACGCCGACAAGCTGCTGGAACATTCCCGCCACTTTGAGGGCCGCAACGTGTGGGCCGTGGTGCAGCGCCTCCCCCCCGGCCCCACCGGCCAGCAGCACCAGCGCCTGCTGCGCCAGCTCAAGCAGTTGGATGTGTGCGTAAACGTGAACTGGCCCCTGATGCACTACAAATCGGCGGTGCGCTACCTGGAGCGCCGCCCCGAGGCCATTGCTGCTACCGGCGGCACCAACTGGAAGCAGTATCTGCCGCCCAAGTTTCAGCGCCGCATCTTCTACCCCCAGCTCTGGACCGAGCAAGAGCTAGCCGACTGGGGCAAAGGCTGGGTGGAAAGTGTGCTAGGCAGCGAGTAA
- a CDS encoding RNA polymerase sigma factor, with translation MTDADLIAACRQGSSRAQKQLYERFSGLMLGVCLRYLRRREDAEEALIVGFTKVFRALDQYRHEGSFEGWIRRIVVNEALGMLRRKEPLHLAIDDLTYDTPTTPAEAESRLNADDMLALLAELPAGYRTVFNLYALEGYTHPEIGELLGISEGTSKSQLSKARAMLQRRLAVANAQAQPAASTSSPKELYAVGRY, from the coding sequence GTGACTGACGCCGACCTCATTGCCGCCTGCCGCCAAGGTAGCAGTCGGGCCCAAAAGCAGCTCTATGAGCGGTTTTCGGGACTGATGCTGGGCGTGTGCCTGCGCTACCTACGGCGGCGCGAAGATGCCGAGGAGGCCCTGATTGTGGGGTTTACCAAGGTGTTCCGGGCCCTGGATCAGTACCGGCACGAGGGTTCGTTTGAAGGCTGGATTCGGCGCATCGTCGTGAATGAGGCCCTCGGGATGTTGCGGCGCAAAGAGCCCCTGCACCTAGCTATCGACGACCTGACCTACGACACGCCGACTACCCCCGCCGAAGCGGAAAGTCGCCTCAACGCCGACGATATGCTGGCCCTGCTAGCCGAGCTGCCCGCCGGCTACCGCACGGTTTTCAACTTGTACGCCCTGGAGGGCTACACCCACCCCGAAATCGGCGAGCTGCTCGGTATTTCGGAGGGCACCAGTAAATCGCAGCTCAGTAAGGCCCGGGCCATGCTCCAGCGCCGCCTCGCGGTAGCCAACGCGCAAGCCCAACCGGCCGCCTCCACCTCCTCACCGAAAGAATTGTATGCAGTCGGAAGATATTGA
- the sdaAB gene encoding L-serine ammonia-lyase, iron-sulfur-dependent subunit beta has product MAEKSSIFDMIGPVMIGPSSSHTAGVVRIARAAIRILGSSPTHATITFYNSFARTYEGHGSDRAIVAGLLGMPTDDVRIREAFDHAKEAGLQYTFQGVGNASTMHPNTIRLQLRDERTGHAVEVIGQSRGGGVIRIVEVDGFPADFSASLHTLIIDADDVPGSIAFIASVIAHDECNIATMFVSRKGKNDAARQFIEVDSGLRPITLDYLRQLRWVHRVTYIPTID; this is encoded by the coding sequence ATGGCAGAGAAATCCAGTATTTTCGATATGATTGGGCCCGTGATGATTGGGCCCAGTTCCTCGCACACGGCCGGGGTAGTGCGCATAGCGCGGGCGGCCATCCGCATCCTAGGCAGCAGCCCCACCCACGCCACCATTACGTTCTATAACTCCTTTGCCCGCACCTACGAGGGCCACGGCTCCGACCGCGCCATTGTGGCCGGCCTGCTGGGCATGCCCACCGATGACGTGCGCATCCGGGAGGCTTTCGACCACGCCAAGGAAGCGGGGCTCCAGTACACCTTTCAGGGTGTAGGCAATGCCTCCACCATGCACCCCAACACCATTCGGCTGCAGCTGCGCGATGAGCGCACGGGCCACGCCGTCGAGGTTATTGGTCAGAGCCGGGGCGGGGGCGTTATCCGCATTGTGGAGGTAGATGGCTTCCCGGCCGACTTCTCGGCCTCTCTGCACACGCTCATCATTGATGCCGACGACGTGCCGGGCTCCATTGCTTTTATTGCCTCCGTCATTGCCCACGATGAGTGCAATATTGCCACCATGTTCGTCTCGCGTAAGGGCAAAAACGACGCGGCCCGGCAGTTCATTGAAGTAGACTCCGGCCTGCGCCCCATTACCCTAGACTACCTGCGGCAATTGCGCTGGGTGCACCGTGTCACGTATATTCCCACCATCGACTAA
- a CDS encoding DUF2911 domain-containing protein, with the protein MSHAYPPVRLYSRLTLLLLVGAAACSPKKNPEEKPRRPSPPATVTATAGTATFVIRYSRPSAKERKVFGGLVPYGQVWRTGANEATTFSVNQPVLVQGQPLPAGKYALFTIPGEKEWTIIFNQDATQWGAYEYAAAQDVLRVKARPEPAAQSVEQFLITADKAGQVTLAWESTQVRFTVRGGQ; encoded by the coding sequence ATGTCCCACGCTTATCCGCCCGTGCGGTTGTATTCCCGGCTGACGCTGCTACTGCTGGTAGGAGCTGCGGCTTGTTCCCCCAAAAAAAATCCGGAAGAAAAACCCCGGCGGCCTAGCCCTCCGGCCACTGTAACGGCCACTGCCGGTACGGCCACGTTTGTAATTCGCTACAGCCGCCCCTCCGCCAAGGAGCGCAAAGTGTTTGGCGGACTGGTTCCCTACGGGCAGGTTTGGCGCACGGGTGCCAATGAGGCTACTACATTTAGCGTAAACCAACCGGTATTGGTGCAGGGCCAACCCCTGCCAGCGGGCAAGTATGCCCTGTTCACCATTCCCGGCGAAAAGGAGTGGACCATCATCTTCAATCAGGATGCTACGCAGTGGGGGGCCTATGAGTACGCCGCCGCCCAGGACGTGCTCCGGGTGAAGGCCCGGCCCGAGCCCGCAGCCCAGTCCGTGGAGCAATTCCTCATTACGGCCGACAAGGCCGGTCAGGTAACCTTGGCCTGGGAAAGCACGCAGGTGCGCTTCACTGTGCGTGGCGGGCAGTAA
- a CDS encoding acyl-CoA thioesterase: MLPLEEKISRAETRIFKAVFPNTTNHYDTLFGGTTLHLMDEVAFITATRFSRLKMVTVSSDKVDFTHPIPGGTLVELIGRVEHVGNTSLKVRVELFVEQMYSEERHRAVSGLFTFVAIDEHKRPVRILGPAAAVV, translated from the coding sequence ATGCTACCGCTCGAAGAAAAAATCAGTCGCGCCGAAACGCGCATTTTCAAGGCTGTATTTCCCAACACCACCAACCACTACGACACCTTGTTCGGAGGCACTACCCTGCACCTCATGGACGAAGTAGCCTTTATTACGGCCACCCGGTTCAGTCGCCTCAAAATGGTGACCGTGTCGTCTGACAAAGTCGACTTTACCCACCCCATTCCCGGCGGCACGCTGGTGGAGCTGATCGGGCGCGTGGAGCACGTGGGCAACACCAGCCTGAAGGTGCGCGTGGAGCTGTTCGTGGAGCAGATGTACTCCGAGGAGCGCCACCGGGCCGTGTCGGGGCTGTTCACGTTTGTGGCCATCGATGAGCATAAACGACCCGTACGTATTCTGGGGCCCGCTGCTGCTGTCGTATAG
- a CDS encoding DUF2911 domain-containing protein, whose translation MKNLHARLLLALSWLCLLLLAAPAFAQKPAEDKSKRPSPPATVTGPTFTIDYSRPSLKGRKAFGGQLVPYGQVWRTGANEATTFEAKQAVTINGQTLPAGKYALFTIPGEQEWTIIFNKTANQWGAFKYDAAQDALRVKITPTKTAAPVEQFTISSSNAGVVTLAWENAQASFTVK comes from the coding sequence ATGAAAAACCTGCATGCTCGTTTGCTGCTAGCCCTGAGCTGGCTGTGTCTGCTGCTACTCGCGGCTCCCGCCTTTGCCCAAAAGCCCGCCGAGGACAAATCCAAGCGCCCGAGCCCGCCGGCTACCGTTACCGGCCCCACCTTTACCATCGATTACAGCCGCCCCTCGCTGAAGGGACGCAAAGCCTTTGGGGGGCAATTGGTGCCCTACGGGCAGGTCTGGCGCACGGGCGCCAACGAGGCCACCACCTTCGAAGCCAAGCAAGCCGTAACCATTAACGGCCAAACCTTGCCCGCCGGCAAATACGCCTTGTTCACCATCCCTGGGGAGCAGGAGTGGACTATCATCTTCAATAAAACCGCCAACCAGTGGGGCGCCTTTAAGTATGATGCCGCCCAGGATGCGCTGCGGGTGAAGATAACGCCCACCAAAACGGCCGCCCCAGTTGAGCAGTTCACCATTTCCTCCAGCAACGCCGGAGTAGTAACTCTGGCGTGGGAAAACGCCCAGGCCAGCTTCACGGTGAAGTAA
- a CDS encoding MFS transporter, with product MPQLPPAAPRTMASRIRSIFSGSVGNLVEWYDWYVYSAFALYFAPAFFPKGNLTAQLLNSAAIFAVGFLMRPLGGWLMGVYADRAGRKAALLASVLLMCGGSLLIALTPSYSQIGVAAPVLLVVARLLQGLSVGGEYGTSATYLSEMADQRNRGFFSSFQYVTLIAGQLLALLVQLGLQQWLTTAEMYAWGWRVPFALGAIAALVALYLRRSMEETDAFTRQTAPATGQPQRPSQLRVLLQHPREILTVVGLTLGGTVVFYTFTTYVQKFLVNTTGFTKGQATLVSFGALGVAMLLQPLLGAISDRVGRRPVLLFFGVGATLLTVPLLTALGRANGPGAAFGLLLVALVIVSGYTSINAVVKAELFPTEIRALGVGLPYALTVAIFGGSAEYVALLAKDHGVENWFYWYVTGCAAFSLVVYLRMPDTRATSRMREE from the coding sequence ATGCCTCAGCTTCCGCCCGCTGCTCCGCGCACCATGGCTTCCCGCATCCGCTCCATTTTCAGCGGCTCGGTGGGCAACTTGGTGGAGTGGTACGATTGGTACGTGTACTCCGCGTTTGCTCTGTATTTCGCCCCGGCCTTTTTCCCCAAAGGCAACCTGACGGCCCAGCTGCTTAACTCGGCGGCCATTTTCGCGGTGGGGTTTCTGATGCGCCCGCTCGGGGGCTGGCTGATGGGGGTGTATGCTGACCGCGCCGGCCGCAAAGCCGCCCTGCTGGCCTCGGTGCTGCTCATGTGCGGCGGCTCGTTGCTGATTGCTCTTACGCCCTCCTATAGCCAGATTGGGGTAGCTGCGCCCGTGCTGCTGGTGGTAGCGCGGCTGCTGCAAGGCCTGAGCGTGGGCGGGGAATACGGTACCTCGGCTACCTACCTAAGCGAAATGGCCGACCAGCGCAACCGGGGCTTTTTCTCCAGTTTTCAGTACGTAACCCTGATTGCCGGGCAACTGCTGGCCTTGCTGGTACAGCTAGGGTTGCAGCAGTGGCTTACCACGGCGGAAATGTACGCCTGGGGCTGGCGGGTGCCGTTTGCCCTGGGGGCCATAGCCGCCCTGGTGGCCCTGTACCTGCGCCGCAGCATGGAAGAAACCGATGCTTTCACCCGGCAAACCGCCCCGGCTACCGGCCAGCCCCAGCGGCCCAGCCAGCTGCGGGTATTACTTCAGCACCCCCGCGAAATTCTGACCGTAGTGGGCCTAACCCTGGGCGGAACGGTGGTTTTCTACACCTTTACCACCTATGTGCAGAAGTTTCTGGTGAATACTACCGGCTTTACCAAGGGCCAGGCCACGCTGGTTTCCTTCGGGGCCCTGGGGGTAGCCATGCTGCTGCAGCCCCTGCTGGGCGCCATCTCCGACCGGGTGGGGCGGCGGCCGGTACTGTTGTTTTTTGGGGTAGGAGCCACGCTGCTAACTGTGCCGCTGCTTACGGCCCTAGGCCGCGCCAACGGGCCCGGCGCGGCCTTTGGGCTGCTGCTCGTGGCGCTGGTCATCGTGAGCGGCTACACTTCCATTAACGCGGTGGTGAAAGCTGAGCTGTTTCCCACCGAAATTCGGGCCCTGGGTGTGGGGCTGCCCTACGCCCTGACCGTGGCCATCTTCGGTGGTTCGGCCGAATACGTGGCCTTGCTGGCCAAAGACCACGGCGTGGAAAACTGGTTTTACTGGTACGTGACCGGCTGCGCCGCCTTTTCGCTGGTAGTATACCTGCGCATGCCCGACACCCGCGCTACCTCCCGCATGCGGGAGGAATAA
- a CDS encoding TolC family protein yields MKRFYWLLMSMSAGMLTSPVLAQTPPTQPPAGTLSPAVPTGPWTLQRSIDYALQNNLTVRQQQLTSTLQNATLRQSQAALLPTANLSGTQAWNYGTSLDPLTNDFVSQTIRSNNFSANTQVTLFAGFQLRNTVKRNALDAEASLLDIDKSRNDLALNVASAFLQLVLAEELVRTNEVRVSSTQAQVERTQKLLKAGAIPESNLLDIQAQLASDELNVITAQNQRDLARLSLTQLLNLPSPTGFQIEVPPLADPDDEPLLSADPDGTYQTAQSLLPEIKAADLRVRSAQRSLDIARGAYYPRLAFGAGIFTGFSSSRLARVFNGDSTEAVAVPVFQPGVGGQPVPSQYFLLQPKQAIPELLPSGFTSQLKDNLGKSLQFSLQIPILNGLQTRTGVQRAQINIQQQELRAEQTRLQLRQSIQQSYADAIAAQRRYLSARRQVEALTTAYRNAEIRFNNGLLNGTEFNIAKNNLTAAESTMIQAKYEFIFRRKVLDFYQGRPISL; encoded by the coding sequence ATGAAGCGTTTTTACTGGCTGTTGATGAGTATGTCGGCGGGTATGCTGACGAGCCCGGTACTGGCCCAGACGCCGCCGACCCAACCCCCGGCCGGCACGCTTTCGCCCGCCGTGCCTACCGGCCCCTGGACCCTGCAACGGTCCATCGACTACGCCCTGCAAAACAACCTTACGGTGCGCCAGCAGCAGCTTACCTCTACGCTGCAGAACGCTACCCTGCGCCAGAGCCAGGCGGCTTTGCTACCCACGGCCAACCTTTCCGGTACCCAGGCCTGGAACTACGGCACCAGCCTTGACCCGCTGACCAACGACTTCGTCAGCCAAACGATTCGCTCCAACAACTTCTCGGCCAACACCCAGGTAACGCTATTTGCGGGCTTTCAGCTGCGCAACACCGTGAAGCGCAATGCCCTGGACGCTGAGGCTAGCCTGCTCGATATTGACAAGTCGCGCAATGACCTGGCCCTGAACGTGGCCTCGGCATTTCTGCAGTTGGTGCTGGCCGAGGAGCTGGTGCGCACCAATGAGGTGCGCGTGAGCAGCACTCAGGCCCAGGTGGAGCGCACCCAGAAGCTGCTTAAAGCCGGCGCCATTCCGGAAAGCAATCTGCTTGATATTCAGGCCCAACTAGCCTCCGACGAGCTGAACGTTATTACGGCCCAAAACCAGCGCGACCTGGCCCGTCTCTCGCTGACGCAGCTGCTGAACCTACCCTCGCCGACGGGCTTCCAGATTGAAGTGCCGCCCCTGGCCGACCCCGACGATGAGCCCCTGCTCAGCGCCGACCCGGACGGCACCTACCAGACGGCCCAGAGCCTGCTACCCGAAATTAAGGCCGCCGACTTGCGCGTGCGCTCCGCCCAACGCAGCCTCGACATTGCCCGCGGCGCCTACTACCCCCGCCTGGCCTTCGGGGCCGGAATTTTCACTGGTTTCTCTTCTTCGCGGCTGGCGCGGGTGTTTAACGGCGACTCTACGGAGGCCGTAGCCGTGCCGGTATTCCAGCCGGGCGTGGGCGGGCAGCCGGTGCCGTCGCAGTACTTTCTGCTCCAGCCCAAGCAGGCCATTCCGGAGCTGTTGCCCTCGGGCTTTACCAGTCAGCTGAAGGACAACCTGGGTAAGAGCCTGCAGTTCTCGCTGCAAATCCCCATTCTGAACGGACTGCAAACTCGTACGGGCGTGCAGCGGGCCCAAATCAATATTCAGCAGCAGGAGCTGCGCGCCGAGCAAACGCGCCTGCAGCTGCGCCAGAGCATTCAGCAGTCCTACGCCGATGCCATTGCGGCCCAGCGTCGTTACCTCTCTGCCCGCCGCCAGGTGGAGGCGCTGACCACCGCCTACCGCAACGCCGAAATTCGCTTTAACAACGGCCTGCTCAACGGCACCGAGTTTAACATCGCCAAAAACAACCTGACGGCCGCCGAGTCCACGATGATTCAGGCCAAGTACGAGTTTATCTTCCGCCGGAAGGTGCTCGACTTCTATCAGGGCCGCCCCATTAGCCTGTAG
- a CDS encoding efflux RND transporter periplasmic adaptor subunit — protein sequence MKKNRTLFILLAVLAVLVVGLLVAKKQGLIGKPAGTEVLAAKAAPATIVEKVSASGKVQPETEVKISPDVSGEITELYVAEGDSVKKGQLLLRIRPDNYEAMVNQQNAVVGSQRANVGQTQARLQQLMASARQTELTFRRNASLYKQKVISQADYEASKAAYEASQEEINSARQSIRAAQSNVRSAQASLEEARKNLNKTTIYAPVSGTISKLNVKKGERVVGTTQMAGTEIMRIANLNNMEVRVSVNENDIINVDLGDSVDVEVDSYANQDQKFRGLVTAIANTAKDALTAEAVTEFEVRIRLLPESYRQLQRTVKGRTIVPFRPGMTASVDIITNRKANVLSVPLAAVTTRSDSTQAEGPKKGGTPVVRVGRGGSGGGATPAPAAGAKPEVQEVVFLIRNGKVVMTPVKTGISDFQNMEIVSGIQAGDQVVSGPFRAVSKTLKDGAAVVIKDAKSLDKAALKEEPADEEE from the coding sequence ATGAAAAAAAACCGCACCCTGTTCATCCTACTCGCCGTGCTGGCCGTGCTGGTGGTGGGCTTGCTGGTAGCAAAAAAGCAGGGCCTGATTGGCAAGCCTGCTGGTACGGAGGTGCTGGCGGCCAAGGCGGCGCCGGCTACCATTGTGGAGAAGGTAAGTGCCTCGGGCAAGGTACAGCCCGAAACTGAGGTGAAGATTTCGCCCGACGTATCCGGGGAAATCACCGAACTCTACGTGGCCGAAGGCGACTCCGTAAAGAAAGGTCAGCTGCTGCTGCGCATCCGTCCGGATAACTACGAGGCCATGGTAAACCAGCAAAACGCCGTGGTGGGTAGCCAGCGCGCCAACGTGGGCCAGACCCAAGCTCGGCTGCAGCAGCTGATGGCCAGCGCCCGCCAAACGGAGCTGACATTTCGCCGCAACGCTTCCCTGTACAAGCAAAAGGTGATTTCCCAGGCCGATTATGAGGCCAGCAAGGCCGCCTACGAGGCGTCGCAGGAGGAAATCAACTCGGCCCGCCAGAGCATCCGGGCGGCCCAGAGCAACGTACGCAGCGCCCAGGCCAGCCTGGAGGAAGCCCGCAAAAACCTGAATAAAACCACCATTTACGCTCCCGTGAGCGGGACCATCAGCAAGCTCAACGTGAAGAAGGGCGAGCGGGTAGTAGGTACTACCCAGATGGCGGGCACCGAAATCATGCGCATCGCCAACCTCAATAACATGGAGGTGCGGGTAAGCGTGAACGAAAACGACATCATCAACGTGGACCTGGGCGACTCCGTGGACGTGGAAGTAGACAGCTACGCCAACCAAGATCAGAAATTCCGCGGGCTGGTGACGGCCATTGCCAACACGGCCAAGGACGCCCTCACGGCCGAGGCCGTTACGGAGTTTGAAGTGCGCATCCGGTTGCTGCCGGAGTCGTACCGCCAACTGCAGCGTACGGTGAAGGGCCGGACCATCGTCCCGTTCCGGCCCGGCATGACGGCCTCCGTCGACATTATTACCAACCGCAAAGCCAACGTGCTGAGCGTGCCGCTGGCCGCCGTGACTACCCGCTCGGACAGCACCCAGGCGGAGGGGCCCAAGAAGGGGGGAACCCCGGTTGTGCGCGTAGGTCGAGGTGGTTCGGGTGGGGGCGCAACCCCGGCGCCGGCCGCAGGCGCCAAGCCAGAAGTGCAGGAGGTAGTGTTCCTGATTCGGAACGGCAAAGTGGTAATGACGCCCGTCAAAACCGGCATCAGCGACTTTCAGAACATGGAAATCGTGAGCGGTATTCAAGCCGGCGACCAAGTCGTAAGTGGGCCTTTCCGGGCCGTTTCCAAAACTCTGAAGGATGGGGCCGCCGTGGTTATCAAGGATGCCAAGTCCTTGGATAAAGCGGCCTTAAAAGAAGAACCAGCCGACGAAGAGGAATAA
- a CDS encoding CoA-binding protein — translation MKKTLVLGATDNPSRYAYRAVHQLKNHGHEVVPVGIRKGQVAGLNIQTDRPAATDVDTVTLYVGPQNQPGWYDYILDLNPKRIIFNPGTENPELEELAQQRGIRTEEACTLVMLSVGNY, via the coding sequence ATGAAAAAGACCCTCGTTCTTGGGGCTACGGATAACCCCTCCCGCTACGCTTATCGCGCCGTTCACCAACTTAAAAACCATGGGCACGAGGTAGTACCCGTGGGGATTCGTAAGGGCCAGGTAGCCGGCCTTAACATCCAGACTGACCGCCCCGCTGCTACCGACGTGGACACGGTGACGCTTTACGTAGGCCCGCAAAACCAGCCCGGCTGGTACGACTATATCCTGGACCTCAACCCCAAACGCATCATTTTCAACCCCGGCACTGAAAACCCGGAGCTGGAAGAGCTGGCCCAGCAGCGCGGTATTCGCACGGAAGAAGCCTGCACTTTGGTGATGCTGAGCGTAGGCAATTATTAG
- a CDS encoding NAD(P)/FAD-dependent oxidoreductase: MTEKQEIELLLPPEVAYDELARYRALLDAAGLVPGQADFVHLRKRSIDARGRQPLVRLRADIYQTPPPTDLFGPWFQYPDVSRARRSVIIVGAGPAGLFAALRAIELGIRPIVVERGKDVRTRRRDLAALNKEHVVNPDSNYCFGEGGAGTYSDGKLYTRSTKRGDIQRILRLLVQHGATPDILVDAHPHIGTNKLPYVVAALRESVRQAGGEVHFDTRVDDLILENNRLRGVVTATGQALEADAVILATGHSARDIYELLHRRGVLIEAKPFALGVRVEHPQALIDQAQYRRQDRGVLPAASYALVHQTQWKNQQRGVFSFCMCPGGFIVPAATSPGEVVVNGMSPSRRDSRFANSGIVAAVELEDMDVRQHGALAGLRFQQEIEQRACRLAGNTQLAPAQRLGDFLKSKVSPELLETSYQPGLVSVPMDQVVGPALAERLRQGFQNFGRKIPGYATNLAQIVGVESRTSSPVRIPRDRDTLEHPEVRGLFPCGEGAGYAGGIVSAAMDGERCAEAAFAAVSR; the protein is encoded by the coding sequence ATGACTGAGAAACAAGAAATTGAGCTACTGCTCCCGCCGGAGGTAGCCTACGACGAGCTGGCCCGCTACCGCGCCCTCCTCGATGCCGCAGGCCTGGTACCCGGCCAAGCCGATTTTGTGCATCTGCGCAAGCGCTCCATTGATGCGCGCGGCCGCCAGCCCCTGGTGCGCCTACGCGCCGACATCTACCAAACGCCCCCGCCCACGGACCTGTTCGGCCCCTGGTTTCAGTACCCGGACGTAAGCCGGGCCCGCCGCTCCGTCATCATCGTGGGGGCCGGGCCAGCCGGGCTATTTGCCGCTTTGCGGGCCATTGAGCTGGGTATCCGGCCGATTGTGGTGGAGCGGGGCAAAGATGTGCGCACCCGCCGCCGCGACCTGGCTGCCCTGAACAAGGAGCACGTAGTCAACCCTGATTCCAACTACTGCTTTGGCGAAGGCGGGGCCGGCACCTACTCCGATGGCAAGCTCTATACCCGCTCCACCAAGCGCGGCGACATCCAGCGCATCCTACGCCTGCTGGTGCAGCACGGCGCTACCCCCGATATTCTGGTGGATGCCCACCCCCACATTGGCACCAACAAGCTGCCCTACGTGGTGGCGGCCCTGCGCGAGAGTGTGCGTCAGGCCGGCGGGGAGGTTCACTTTGATACGCGGGTCGATGACCTCATCCTGGAAAATAACCGCCTGCGCGGGGTAGTAACGGCTACCGGCCAAGCCCTGGAAGCCGACGCAGTAATTCTGGCCACCGGCCACTCGGCCCGCGACATCTACGAGCTGCTGCACCGCCGGGGCGTGCTGATCGAAGCCAAGCCCTTTGCCCTGGGCGTGCGCGTGGAGCACCCCCAGGCCCTCATCGACCAGGCTCAGTACCGCCGCCAAGACCGGGGTGTGCTGCCCGCCGCCTCCTACGCGCTGGTGCACCAAACCCAGTGGAAAAACCAGCAGCGGGGCGTATTCTCGTTTTGTATGTGCCCCGGCGGCTTTATTGTGCCGGCCGCTACCTCGCCCGGCGAGGTGGTAGTAAACGGCATGAGCCCCAGCCGCCGCGACTCGCGCTTTGCCAACTCGGGCATTGTGGCGGCCGTGGAATTGGAGGATATGGACGTGCGCCAGCACGGGGCCCTGGCCGGCTTGCGGTTTCAGCAGGAAATTGAGCAACGCGCCTGCCGCCTAGCCGGCAACACCCAACTGGCCCCCGCCCAGCGCCTCGGCGACTTCCTGAAAAGCAAGGTGTCGCCGGAGCTGCTGGAAACCAGCTACCAGCCTGGCCTCGTGTCGGTGCCCATGGATCAGGTGGTGGGGCCAGCTTTGGCCGAACGCCTGCGCCAGGGTTTTCAGAACTTCGGCCGCAAGATTCCGGGCTACGCTACCAACCTGGCCCAGATTGTGGGGGTGGAAAGCCGCACCTCCTCGCCCGTGCGCATTCCCCGCGACCGAGACACGCTGGAACACCCCGAGGTGCGCGGCCTCTTCCCCTGCGGGGAAGGCGCGGGCTACGCCGGCGGCATCGTGTCGGCAGCCATGGATGGGGAACGGTGCGCGGAAGCAGCGTTTGCGGCCGTTAGCCGTTAG